From the genome of Triticum aestivum cultivar Chinese Spring chromosome 3B, IWGSC CS RefSeq v2.1, whole genome shotgun sequence, one region includes:
- the LOC123065575 gene encoding AP2-like ethylene-responsive transcription factor CRL5: protein MPPRRRGASGFRGVRERPNGWYSAEIRAGDVRLGLGTFRSAREAARAYDAAAWRLDRPRSQMNFRDVFTREEAQRLAPPPRLITDMDRADHARRQRRLLVAEEDERAMAEWRRRHPEDVDAEHAYWAERTARRRSERADRRQRKAVANEQCDIVSAGGRSFFTSDDERWDGVWLSTSDDTDEDDDGDGSNLE from the coding sequence atgccgccgcgccgccggggtGCTTCGGGCTTTCgcggcgtccgcgagcgccccaacggctggtactccgccgagatacgggccggcgacgtccggctcggcctcgggaCGTTCCGGAGCGCGCGCGAggcggcccgcgcgtacgacgctgcGGCGTGGCGCTTGGACAGGCCTCGATCCCAGATGAATTTCCGGGATGTCTTCACGCGCGAGGAGGCGCAGCGCCTCGCCCCTCCGCCGCGGCTGATCACGGACATGGACCGTGCCGACCACGCTCGGCGGCAGCGCCGTCTCCTcgtcgccgaggaggacgagcgagccatggcggagtggcgccgtcgCCACCCAGAGGACGTCGACGCCGAGCATGCCTactgggcggagaggacggcaaggcgccgctCGGAGCGGGCGGACCGGCGTCAGCGGAAGGCAGTGGCGAACGAGCAGTGCGACATCGTCTCCGCAGGTGGGAGGTCGTTCTTCACCTCGGACGATGAGCGTTGGGACGGCGTCTGGCTCTCAACCTCGGACGACACCGACgaggatgacgatggtgatggcaGCAACTTAGAGTAG